A single region of the Populus nigra chromosome 2, ddPopNigr1.1, whole genome shotgun sequence genome encodes:
- the LOC133682087 gene encoding uncharacterized protein LOC133682087 produces MNISLIADTATIAAQQTLCSGNSLLLHRQNRINLADQSSQICTVIVDVLASPPVKSKTSRRTILRKRRRTRSRSKTYGDAGDWGEEYGFFGGGGGWGGFGGGGRGWNFDKFGGHDWDESSGWFSSRSSDFAYGFVYEVIYWIALSNCVHFAFKKVVRLVADGIGDTERGKVVPLRLGTIC; encoded by the coding sequence aTGAACATCTCGCTAATCGCCGATACAGCTACCATAGCTGCACAACAAACCCTATGTTCTGGAAACTCGCTGCTCCTCCATCGCCAAAACCGCATCAACCTCGCAGATCAATCCTCCCAAATCTGCACCGTCATCGTCGATGTCTTGGCTTCGCCGCCTGTCAAATCCAAGACCTCCCGTCGCACCATCCTCCGGAAACGGCGGCGGACCAGGAGTAGATCGAAAACTTATGGAGATGCCGGTGATTGGGGAGAGGAGTATGGTTTTTTTGGCGGTGGAGGCGGCTGGGGCGGTTTTGGTGGCGGCGGCAGGGGGTGGAATTTCGATAAATTCGGAGGGCATGATTGGGATGAATCTTCGGGGTGGTTTTCCTCGCGGTCTTCGGATTTTGCTTACGGGTTTGTTTATGAGGTGATTTATTGGATTGCCTTGTCGAATTGTGTGCATTTTGCGTTTAAGAAGGTTGTTAGGCTCGTGGCTGATGGCATTGGTGATACCGAGAGAGGGAAAGTGGTGCCTTTGAGATTGGGTACCATTTGCTAA